TATTGACGATTTGGATTAGGAGTGTGAACGATGGGAACTTTGTTGTTGAATCCGATTGTTTTCTCAATTGGTAGTTTGAGCGTACGTTGGTACGGCTTGATTTTGGGAGTCGGCGCGTTAGTTGGTTTGCTGCTTGCTATTCGGGAAGGCAAACGGTTCGGTATTCCTCAGGAATTCTTCATGGATGTACTGTTGATTGGTGCCCCATCGGCGATTGTGGCGGCGAGAATTTATTATGTCGCTTTTATGTGGGACGAATATAAGAACGATTTGTGGAAGGTATTTAAAATTTGGGAAGGTGGCATCGCTATTTATGGCGCACTAATTGGTGCGATCATAAGTGCGGTCATCTTAGTTCGTCGCCGGGGTTATAATTTCTGGCGTATTGCAGATATTTGTGCACCGGGTCTAATTGTTGGTCAAATGATTGGACGTTGGGGTAACTTTATTAATCAGGAAGCTTATGGTGGTCCGACAACAGAGAGTTTCCTAAGGGATACGCTGCATCTGCCTTCATTTATCGTCAACCAAATGAATGTAGAGGGTACATTCCATCATCCAACATTCCTGTATGAGTCTTTATGGAGTCTAGGAGTTCTTATTGTTCTGTTTATTTTAAGAAGAAGGAAATCTTTGCGTGCAGGAGAACTATTCTTCTCCTATTTTATTCTTTACTCTATCGGGCGCTTCTTTATCGAGGCTGTACGTACAGATAGCTTGGCGTTTCAGGGACCGGATTGGCTTGCTTCGTTCATTAATGGTTTATGGACTCCGATGACTTGGCTTGGATTTGAGCAAGGGGCACTGGATCCAGCATACGGTAATATTAGAATATCTCAGTTACTACCGATTTTCATCATAATTATTGCTATTGTTAGTATGATACTTCGGCGTAAAATGATTCCGAATCTTCCTCGTTATAGTGATCCGATTATTTCGACGAAAGCTAGTTACATGGACAGTCTACCAGGCGAGGTTACGCAGGAGAAAGCCGCTGCATCAGCAAAAGACACGAGTCCAGAGCATCCAGATAAGACAGAATAAAAGGAGCAAATATTGTAATGATAGACACGGTGTTATTTGATCTTGATGGAACAATTGTTAACACAAACGAATTGATCATTTCCAGCTTTCAACATGTTCTAGATAAGCATATGAAGCAGCAACTTACCCGGGAACAGATCATTCCGCATATGG
This portion of the Paenibacillus segetis genome encodes:
- the lgt gene encoding prolipoprotein diacylglyceryl transferase; translated protein: MGTLLLNPIVFSIGSLSVRWYGLILGVGALVGLLLAIREGKRFGIPQEFFMDVLLIGAPSAIVAARIYYVAFMWDEYKNDLWKVFKIWEGGIAIYGALIGAIISAVILVRRRGYNFWRIADICAPGLIVGQMIGRWGNFINQEAYGGPTTESFLRDTLHLPSFIVNQMNVEGTFHHPTFLYESLWSLGVLIVLFILRRRKSLRAGELFFSYFILYSIGRFFIEAVRTDSLAFQGPDWLASFINGLWTPMTWLGFEQGALDPAYGNIRISQLLPIFIIIIAIVSMILRRKMIPNLPRYSDPIISTKASYMDSLPGEVTQEKAAASAKDTSPEHPDKTE